A single genomic interval of Cellvibrio sp. PSBB023 harbors:
- a CDS encoding glycoside hydrolase family 11 protein: MTFTTVGKGVFSALINTAVFCTATLLCSTAVHAQTLTSNATGTHNGFYYSFWKDSGDASFGLQAGGRYTSQWSNSTNNWVGGKGWNPGGAKIVNYTGSFNITAQDNSYLALYGWTRSPLIEYYVIESYGSYNPASCSGGTDYGSFQSDGATYNVRRCQRVNQPSIDGNQTFYQYFSVRNPKKGFGAISGTITVANHFNFWASKGLNLGAHDYMVLATEGYQSRGSSDITVSEGTSTGSSTGATSSAASSNAGGGNPGASGGIVVRARGALGSEHINLRVGGAVVADWTLSTSYQNYIYSGSASGDIQVQFDNDATGRDVFVDYIQVNGEIRQAEDMTYNTGLYANGSCGGGGNSETMHCNGAIGFGYTYDCFSGNCSGNTGGNTSSSVASSSGNTGGNPSCSGYVGITFDDGPGNNTTTLINLLKQHNLTPVTWFNQGQNVANNASLIALERTVGEVQNHSYTHPHLTSMSYQQIYDELNRTSQAIQNAGAPKPTLFRPPYGESNNNVQQAAQALGMRVITWDVDSQDWNGASASAIANAVNRLQNGQVILMHDANYNNTNAAIPQIAANLRAKGLCPGRIDPNTGRAVAPVGGSTSSTAVASSTATTSSAPRSSSSVASSTGGTGSNCQCNWWGTLYPTCKNTASGWGWENNRSCITTATCNSQGAGGGREICN; the protein is encoded by the coding sequence ATGACATTCACAACAGTCGGCAAAGGTGTCTTTTCGGCACTGATTAACACCGCGGTGTTTTGCACCGCAACACTCCTGTGCAGCACAGCCGTGCATGCACAAACACTGACCAGTAACGCCACCGGCACCCACAACGGATTTTATTATTCGTTTTGGAAAGACTCTGGCGATGCCTCTTTCGGCCTGCAAGCCGGTGGCCGCTATACCTCCCAATGGTCCAATAGCACCAACAATTGGGTGGGCGGTAAAGGGTGGAATCCCGGCGGTGCCAAGATCGTGAATTACACGGGCAGTTTTAACATCACTGCACAGGACAATTCCTACCTCGCCCTTTATGGCTGGACCCGCAGCCCATTGATTGAATACTACGTCATTGAAAGCTACGGCTCCTACAACCCGGCATCCTGTAGCGGAGGCACCGACTACGGCAGTTTCCAAAGCGATGGCGCCACCTACAATGTGCGCCGCTGCCAGCGGGTTAACCAGCCATCTATCGATGGCAATCAAACCTTTTACCAATACTTTAGTGTGCGCAATCCCAAAAAAGGTTTTGGTGCTATCTCGGGTACGATTACCGTTGCCAACCACTTTAACTTTTGGGCCAGCAAAGGCCTGAACCTGGGCGCCCATGACTACATGGTATTGGCGACGGAGGGTTATCAAAGTCGCGGCAGTTCGGATATCACCGTCAGTGAAGGCACCAGCACTGGTAGCAGCACTGGCGCCACCAGTTCGGCGGCAAGCAGCAACGCAGGCGGTGGCAACCCTGGCGCTAGCGGCGGCATTGTGGTTCGTGCGCGCGGCGCCTTGGGCAGCGAGCATATCAATCTGCGCGTGGGTGGCGCTGTGGTGGCAGACTGGACACTGAGCACCAGCTATCAAAACTACATCTACAGCGGCAGCGCTTCGGGCGATATCCAGGTGCAGTTTGATAACGATGCCACCGGTCGCGATGTATTTGTGGACTATATCCAGGTCAATGGCGAAATCCGTCAAGCGGAGGATATGACCTACAACACCGGGCTCTATGCCAACGGTTCCTGTGGCGGCGGTGGAAACTCCGAAACTATGCACTGTAACGGAGCCATAGGGTTTGGCTACACCTATGACTGCTTTAGCGGCAATTGCAGTGGTAATACCGGCGGCAACACCAGCAGTTCAGTTGCCAGCAGTAGCGGTAACACTGGCGGCAATCCCAGCTGCAGCGGTTATGTCGGTATCACTTTTGACGATGGCCCCGGCAATAACACCACCACACTGATCAACCTGCTCAAGCAACACAACCTCACTCCGGTTACCTGGTTCAACCAAGGCCAGAACGTAGCGAATAACGCATCGCTAATCGCCCTGGAGCGCACAGTTGGCGAAGTGCAAAACCACAGCTATACCCACCCGCACTTGACCAGCATGAGCTATCAACAGATTTACGATGAGCTCAATCGCACCAGTCAGGCGATTCAAAATGCCGGCGCCCCCAAACCAACACTGTTCCGCCCACCCTACGGTGAAAGCAACAACAATGTGCAGCAAGCCGCGCAAGCGCTGGGGATGCGTGTCATTACCTGGGATGTGGATTCGCAAGACTGGAATGGCGCCAGCGCCTCAGCAATCGCCAACGCCGTTAACCGGTTGCAAAACGGTCAGGTTATCCTGATGCACGACGCCAACTACAACAACACCAATGCCGCCATCCCCCAAATCGCCGCCAACCTGCGCGCCAAAGGACTGTGCCCGGGCAGAATTGACCCCAATACCGGTCGCGCCGTGGCACCCGTCGGTGGCAGCACCAGTAGCACTGCAGTAGCAAGTAGCACCGCAACGACGAGCAGCGCACCACGCTCCAGCAGCAGTGTCGCCAGCAGTACCGGTGGTACAGGCAGCAATTGCCAATGCAACTGGTGGGGCACGCTCTACCCAACCTGTAAAAATACCGCCAGCGGTTGGGGCTGGGAAAACAACCGCAGCTGTATTACCACCGCGACCTGTAATAGCCAGGGCGCAGGCGGTGGCCGCGAAATTTGTAACTAA
- a CDS encoding SAM-dependent methyltransferase — MAGPNCNPDVDVFLHDLQQAFKAGALQRLVLSKYKGGDADLNRITIRPVQIKEQTLLSFLYEYRTNHVTKNVALEEVIAQLQAWLGSDFHNAHLITDDWEIQLSFSKKGKVLINKNRNKQPVITSDSKTTPLELAHNRSKLRYVEQGRPYLRELGITDANGQIIPAMSRKWKQINKFIEVLSTAIQQTGLDKRDELHIADFGSGKAYLTFAVHDYVSANLGVKTQVTGVELRQGLVDLCNQTAQKLSLVGIKFEQGDVQHFAAQNINIMIALHACDTATDYALNMGIRTGAEIIMCSPCCHKQIRPQLKSPALLAPLLQHGIHLGQEAEMLTDGLRALLLEANGYDTKVFEFISLEHTSKNKMILAQKRKTPRDNSEILQQIADIKAFYGITEQCLETLLQN, encoded by the coding sequence ATGGCTGGTCCAAATTGCAATCCGGATGTCGACGTTTTCTTGCATGACCTGCAACAGGCGTTCAAGGCTGGTGCCTTGCAGCGTTTGGTGCTGTCCAAATACAAAGGTGGCGATGCGGATTTGAACCGTATCACCATTCGCCCGGTGCAGATTAAAGAGCAAACATTGTTATCGTTTTTATACGAATATCGCACCAACCATGTGACAAAAAATGTCGCGCTGGAGGAGGTAATAGCCCAGTTGCAAGCCTGGCTGGGCAGCGATTTTCACAATGCCCATTTGATTACCGATGACTGGGAAATCCAGTTAAGTTTCAGCAAAAAAGGCAAGGTGCTGATTAATAAAAATCGCAACAAACAGCCAGTGATCACGAGCGATAGTAAAACAACGCCGCTGGAGTTGGCGCACAATCGTAGCAAGCTGCGCTATGTAGAACAGGGGCGACCCTATTTGCGAGAGCTGGGCATCACCGATGCCAATGGCCAGATTATTCCGGCTATGTCGCGCAAGTGGAAACAGATCAATAAATTCATCGAAGTCTTATCTACCGCCATCCAGCAAACAGGGCTGGATAAGCGCGATGAATTGCATATCGCCGACTTTGGTTCAGGTAAAGCCTACCTAACCTTCGCCGTTCACGATTATGTGAGTGCAAATCTGGGGGTAAAAACCCAAGTGACGGGTGTGGAGTTGCGGCAGGGACTGGTGGATTTATGCAATCAAACTGCGCAAAAATTATCGCTTGTGGGCATTAAATTTGAGCAGGGCGATGTGCAGCATTTCGCCGCGCAGAACATCAATATTATGATTGCCTTGCACGCTTGTGATACCGCCACCGACTACGCACTCAACATGGGTATTCGCACCGGTGCCGAGATTATTATGTGCTCGCCTTGCTGTCACAAACAAATTCGACCGCAATTAAAAAGCCCCGCGTTGCTCGCACCTTTGTTGCAACACGGCATTCATCTCGGGCAAGAAGCAGAAATGCTCACCGATGGTTTGCGCGCACTCTTGTTAGAGGCGAACGGCTACGATACCAAGGTGTTTGAATTTATCTCGCTGGAGCACACCAGCAAAAATAAAATGATCCTCGCACAAAAACGCAAAACGCCACGCGACAATAGCGAAATATTGCAACAGATCGCTGACATCAAAGCGTTCTATGGGATTACAGAACAGTGTTTGGAAACACTGCTGCAGAACTAG
- a CDS encoding TIGR03643 family protein, whose translation MLTYSTLSPADISRIIEMAWEDRTPFEAIKTLYGLGEPDVRVLMRRELKPSSFRLWRERVSGRKTKHLQLRSPEINRGYCPTQYKR comes from the coding sequence ATGCTTACATATTCCACACTTAGCCCCGCCGACATCTCGCGCATTATTGAAATGGCATGGGAAGATCGCACACCGTTTGAAGCCATAAAAACACTTTATGGTTTAGGCGAGCCGGATGTGCGTGTATTGATGCGGCGCGAGCTAAAACCCTCATCATTTCGCTTGTGGCGCGAACGGGTCAGCGGGCGAAAAACCAAACATTTGCAATTGCGCTCACCTGAAATTAATCGCGGCTATTGCCCCACACAATACAAACGCTAA
- a CDS encoding glycerophosphodiester phosphodiesterase family protein, giving the protein MSRTIHLLAITLLLGLIVPVTACAHGDKDNQPRKDDEKNTTLQLGPRPYFLVNDMDESALKKKLQSCINSPIKKTNFSIGHRGAPLQFPEHTKESYEAAAKMGAGILECDVTFTKDKQLVCRHSQCDLHTTTNILATPLASKCSQNFSPFDPVSGKAASANCCTSDITLAEFKTLQGKMDAFNPKATSVDEYLKGTANWRTDLYASKGTLLTHAESIQLFKKLGVKMTPELKSASVPMPFDGSYTQAMYAQQMINEYKAAGIKAHDVWPQSFDIQDIRYWIKNEPTFGKQAVYLDDANTTADLPTANDLQMYADEGFKIVAPPIWALLALDNNNKIIPSEYARNAKKAGLKMITWSFERSGPLKNGGGWYYQTINAAINNDGDMMDALHVLAKDVGVIGIFSDWPASVSYYASCMKLK; this is encoded by the coding sequence ATGTCGCGCACAATTCATTTACTGGCGATCACGCTATTACTGGGGTTGATTGTCCCCGTCACCGCCTGCGCTCATGGCGATAAGGACAACCAACCCCGCAAAGATGATGAAAAAAATACCACCCTTCAGCTCGGCCCTCGCCCCTATTTTTTAGTCAATGATATGGATGAAAGCGCACTGAAAAAGAAATTACAGAGCTGCATAAATAGCCCCATCAAAAAAACGAATTTCTCTATTGGCCATCGCGGCGCACCTTTGCAATTTCCTGAGCACACCAAAGAATCTTACGAAGCCGCCGCTAAAATGGGCGCCGGCATTTTGGAGTGCGATGTTACCTTCACCAAAGATAAACAACTCGTGTGTCGCCATTCACAATGCGATCTGCACACCACGACCAATATTCTCGCCACACCACTCGCCAGCAAATGCAGCCAGAATTTTTCGCCGTTTGATCCGGTAAGCGGTAAAGCTGCAAGTGCTAATTGCTGCACCAGTGATATCACCCTCGCCGAATTTAAAACCTTGCAGGGCAAAATGGATGCCTTCAATCCAAAAGCCACAAGTGTTGATGAATATCTAAAAGGTACCGCTAACTGGCGCACTGATTTATACGCAAGCAAAGGGACGCTACTGACTCACGCTGAAAGCATCCAATTATTTAAAAAACTAGGCGTAAAAATGACCCCGGAATTAAAATCGGCCAGCGTGCCCATGCCATTTGACGGAAGCTACACCCAAGCTATGTACGCACAACAAATGATTAACGAATACAAAGCTGCTGGCATAAAAGCACACGACGTTTGGCCGCAGTCATTCGACATTCAGGATATTCGTTACTGGATCAAAAACGAACCGACATTTGGCAAACAAGCCGTCTATTTGGATGATGCCAACACCACCGCCGATTTGCCGACCGCCAATGATTTGCAAATGTATGCCGACGAAGGCTTCAAGATTGTCGCACCGCCGATTTGGGCTCTGCTGGCATTAGACAATAACAATAAAATTATTCCATCCGAATACGCGCGCAACGCCAAAAAGGCCGGTCTGAAAATGATAACTTGGTCCTTCGAACGCTCCGGCCCGCTGAAAAACGGTGGCGGTTGGTACTACCAAACCATCAACGCTGCAATTAATAACGATGGCGACATGATGGATGCCTTGCATGTGCTGGCGAAGGATGTCGGCGTGATCGGTATTTTCTCTGATTGGCCAGCAAGCGTAAGTTATTACGCGAGCTGCATGAAATTGAAATAA
- a CDS encoding phytanoyl-CoA dioxygenase family protein, whose protein sequence is MANNINPLITQLLACTTAGEAKPVVDELVRQLCEITALDLHPALFLDEHATITPQGKAVSPTTAAQCAEDVQRTRVFMQAVYAAIQQKLQHKDSQGISLLYAGTGPFGLLLIPLLPLLDAARVRVTLLDIHAESLAKLQQVIDYLGVSHFVAHSEQTDACTWQTDQRYDLIISETMRQGLIQEPQVSIFSHLQQFLKDDGWLLPEIIRLDLWLSSGGSPALGASGPPDVHLGRVLQLDKASAIQIGRGDMSCAQGSLWVPDYASRLKHLKLTTFIQVFGDYQLHENQSQLTLPLFERNARVQPNSLLRFHYELGAYPQCVFAYEKMPALTVHSLPDSLEKNVQGIYHLPRLWHKVQLRKQAGTSSDIAQQLADIPASEWLLDRILFDQLGAGLEPALQKCYAAHELAEFEHWLANETVGDMTPEKIQRANQAILHFINNGTSGLDDSLALPLDAQQLAHWDEQGYLVVPGVLSPEETAAVRAAICEELQIREDDPATWYRPAMPMQKIMVQLFTHPALEVARKSDYIRRIFQQLWQRNDVVMATDRVSFNPPETATWQFPGPAMHWDVDLVAPIPFGTQALIYVTDVAENQGAFSCVPGFHKQIDEWLAQQPRGVDPQQQDWSQWSIKPIAAKAGDLIVWHHALPHGSSPNRAQLPRMVQYLNMYR, encoded by the coding sequence ATGGCTAATAATATAAACCCCCTGATTACCCAATTACTCGCGTGCACTACCGCAGGCGAGGCCAAACCGGTGGTTGATGAACTGGTACGGCAACTGTGTGAGATTACCGCACTGGATTTACACCCGGCGCTGTTTCTGGATGAGCACGCCACCATCACCCCACAGGGTAAAGCGGTGTCACCTACCACGGCAGCGCAGTGCGCCGAGGATGTGCAGCGCACGCGGGTATTTATGCAGGCCGTTTATGCGGCTATCCAGCAAAAGTTGCAACACAAGGATTCGCAAGGCATCTCCCTACTGTACGCAGGAACCGGCCCTTTCGGATTGTTGTTAATCCCTCTTTTACCTCTGCTTGATGCGGCGCGGGTGCGCGTTACTCTGTTGGATATTCATGCCGAGTCCCTGGCAAAACTACAGCAGGTGATTGATTATCTGGGCGTTAGTCATTTTGTTGCCCACAGTGAACAAACGGATGCCTGCACCTGGCAAACCGATCAGCGGTATGACCTGATTATTTCTGAAACCATGCGCCAAGGCTTAATACAAGAACCGCAGGTCAGCATTTTTAGTCATCTGCAACAATTTTTAAAAGACGATGGATGGTTGTTGCCGGAAATTATCCGCCTGGATTTATGGCTGAGTTCGGGTGGTAGTCCCGCGCTGGGTGCGAGCGGCCCCCCGGATGTGCATTTGGGGCGCGTGTTGCAACTGGATAAAGCCAGTGCGATACAAATAGGACGTGGCGATATGTCTTGTGCGCAGGGCAGTTTATGGGTGCCGGACTACGCTAGCCGGTTGAAGCACTTGAAGTTAACTACCTTTATTCAAGTGTTTGGCGATTATCAATTGCACGAGAACCAGTCGCAGCTCACGCTGCCATTATTTGAGCGCAATGCGCGAGTTCAGCCGAATTCCCTGCTGCGCTTTCACTACGAATTGGGCGCTTATCCCCAGTGCGTATTTGCCTATGAAAAAATGCCCGCGCTGACAGTGCATTCCCTACCCGATAGCCTGGAAAAAAATGTGCAGGGCATTTATCACTTGCCACGGCTATGGCACAAGGTTCAATTGCGCAAACAGGCCGGCACCTCGTCTGACATTGCGCAGCAGTTAGCGGATATTCCCGCCAGCGAATGGCTGTTGGATCGCATCTTGTTTGATCAGTTGGGGGCGGGTTTGGAGCCGGCGTTGCAAAAATGCTATGCGGCGCACGAACTGGCGGAGTTTGAGCATTGGTTGGCCAATGAAACCGTGGGTGATATGACGCCTGAGAAAATCCAGCGTGCTAATCAAGCGATTCTGCACTTTATCAACAATGGCACCAGCGGTTTGGATGACAGTCTCGCGTTACCGCTGGATGCGCAACAACTTGCTCACTGGGATGAGCAGGGCTATTTGGTGGTGCCTGGTGTGTTATCGCCTGAAGAGACTGCAGCAGTGCGCGCGGCCATTTGCGAGGAGTTGCAAATCCGTGAAGATGATCCGGCGACCTGGTACCGGCCTGCGATGCCGATGCAAAAAATTATGGTGCAATTATTTACACACCCGGCGTTAGAGGTGGCGCGAAAGTCTGATTACATTCGCCGTATTTTCCAGCAACTCTGGCAGCGCAATGACGTGGTGATGGCGACGGATCGCGTCAGCTTTAATCCGCCGGAAACCGCGACCTGGCAATTTCCCGGGCCAGCCATGCACTGGGATGTTGACTTGGTTGCGCCCATTCCTTTTGGTACCCAGGCGTTAATTTACGTGACGGATGTGGCTGAAAATCAGGGCGCGTTTTCCTGTGTGCCAGGGTTTCATAAACAGATTGATGAGTGGTTGGCGCAACAGCCGCGGGGTGTTGATCCGCAGCAACAGGACTGGTCGCAATGGTCGATCAAGCCGATTGCCGCCAAGGCCGGTGATTTGATTGTCTGGCATCACGCCTTGCCGCACGGCAGTAGTCCCAACCGCGCGCAGCTGCCGCGAATGGTGCAATACCTGAATATGTATCGTTAA
- a CDS encoding ABC transporter substrate-binding protein, whose translation MNSHANTLRVVQGNNSIEVYAKGLLTLALSKLPEKYELQEAAQNTSEERIVSLLMDNQLDVVWYATTNDLEERLQPIRIPIYRGLLGYRVMLIKKGTQSRFDGIKTLKDLQGLSLGQGRFWADTNVLTANNLNVVKVLKYEGLFYMLDGGRFDAFPRGAHEPWSEMQRYPNLALEVEQNLLLSYINPFYFFVNKSNTKLAADIERGLRIAIADGSFEEYFFNDPTVKDVMTKANLKNRTLIQLENPGLPKKTPVDDASLWFNPYNHDE comes from the coding sequence ATGAACAGCCATGCAAACACACTGCGCGTAGTGCAAGGCAACAACAGCATCGAAGTCTATGCAAAAGGCTTGCTGACACTGGCACTTAGCAAACTGCCAGAGAAATACGAACTGCAAGAAGCCGCACAGAATACCAGTGAAGAACGGATTGTCAGTTTGCTGATGGACAATCAGTTGGATGTTGTCTGGTACGCGACTACCAATGACCTTGAAGAGCGCCTGCAACCTATCCGTATTCCTATCTATCGCGGCTTACTGGGCTACCGGGTAATGCTGATTAAAAAAGGTACCCAATCACGGTTTGATGGCATTAAGACCCTGAAAGATTTGCAAGGTCTCTCACTCGGCCAAGGTCGTTTTTGGGCAGACACTAACGTGCTTACCGCTAACAACCTCAATGTGGTGAAGGTATTAAAGTACGAAGGGCTTTTTTACATGCTGGATGGCGGGCGCTTTGATGCCTTTCCCCGTGGAGCCCATGAGCCCTGGTCGGAAATGCAACGTTACCCCAACCTCGCGCTGGAGGTAGAACAAAACCTGCTGCTCTCTTATATCAATCCTTTTTATTTTTTTGTGAATAAATCCAACACTAAATTGGCAGCAGATATTGAACGGGGCTTGCGAATTGCGATTGCTGACGGCAGTTTTGAAGAATACTTTTTTAACGACCCTACCGTAAAAGATGTAATGACCAAAGCCAACCTGAAAAACCGCACCCTCATCCAGTTGGAAAACCCGGGCCTACCGAAAAAAACACCCGTGGATGATGCATCCCTGTGGTTCAATCCTTATAACCATGACGAGTAA
- a CDS encoding YebG family protein, whose translation MAVVAVWLCDRDGSMFEDRKIAEEHDKYLELAANITQLIEDNIPGIDEQHSEAIGLLLAQRRELLAKACKGKPDELLQPFTYEKPATLNSKTGAATDKDN comes from the coding sequence ATGGCAGTAGTCGCCGTTTGGTTATGTGATCGGGATGGCAGTATGTTTGAAGACAGAAAAATCGCAGAAGAGCACGATAAGTATCTGGAACTCGCTGCCAACATCACCCAGTTAATTGAAGACAATATCCCCGGTATTGACGAGCAACACAGCGAAGCGATTGGGCTTTTATTGGCGCAGCGTCGCGAATTATTAGCCAAAGCCTGCAAAGGCAAACCCGATGAATTATTGCAGCCGTTTACCTATGAAAAACCTGCAACCCTGAACAGCAAAACCGGCGCCGCCACGGACAAGGACAACTAG
- a CDS encoding MliC family protein, producing the protein MRNLSRVGAAVIISTAALMAACNQQTEDSHATSPSTSAAAVAKTMHPSWDADQDGINDCENDGSCDHTVDYSQPRPSIAPTFDCTKTDSSIETLICQDSELAALDIKLAAVYAAASQKVQEQEQQSPLLTTGQRGWIKGRNDCWKADDKKGCAKTEYQRRIAELQAHYQLVESIGPIRFQCGDSPADELIVTFYESDSPTLIAERGDSVSLMYQVPAASGSKYEGRNESFWEHQGEARVVWGYDTPEFVCKTTR; encoded by the coding sequence ATGCGTAACCTATCGCGCGTTGGAGCTGCCGTCATTATCAGCACCGCTGCACTGATGGCAGCCTGCAACCAACAGACGGAGGACAGCCATGCCACGTCGCCCTCTACCAGCGCCGCTGCCGTCGCCAAAACCATGCACCCAAGTTGGGATGCCGATCAGGACGGCATCAATGATTGCGAAAATGACGGCAGCTGCGATCACACTGTCGATTATTCACAACCTCGCCCATCGATTGCGCCAACCTTTGACTGCACCAAAACCGACAGCAGTATTGAAACCCTGATTTGCCAGGACAGCGAACTGGCCGCACTGGATATAAAATTGGCAGCCGTTTATGCCGCCGCCAGCCAAAAAGTCCAGGAACAGGAACAACAATCACCACTCCTGACAACTGGGCAGCGCGGCTGGATCAAAGGACGCAACGACTGCTGGAAGGCAGATGATAAAAAAGGCTGTGCCAAAACCGAATATCAGCGCCGGATTGCCGAGCTGCAAGCCCACTATCAACTGGTAGAAAGCATTGGCCCCATTCGATTCCAATGCGGCGATTCCCCTGCCGATGAACTCATCGTAACCTTTTACGAGAGCGATTCACCTACCCTCATTGCCGAGCGCGGCGATTCCGTGTCGCTGATGTATCAGGTTCCCGCCGCCAGCGGCAGCAAGTACGAAGGGCGCAACGAGAGCTTTTGGGAGCACCAGGGCGAAGCACGTGTAGTATGGGGCTATGACACACCGGAGTTTGTGTGCAAAACAACACGCTGA
- the murJ gene encoding murein biosynthesis integral membrane protein MurJ, protein MPSSPSPEKPAKPRSLLRSSLLTGSMTMISRVLGLVRDIVLASVLGAGGAMDAFAIAQKIPNFFRRLFAEGAFSQAFIPVLSEYREKGTHAAVKELVDKVAGCLGSILLLVTVIGVVGAVGFAYIFGYGYADEPEKFSLLTDLVRITFPYLMLISLTGFAGAILNSYDRFAIPAVTPVFLNIFMIAAALLVADFFPNPAYALAWSIVVAGIFSLLFQLPFLRQIHLLPSPKLDWSHPGVKRILVLMAPALFGVSVSQLNLLLDSIIATMLGDGAVSWLFYSDRLVELPLGVFGVAIATVIMPGLSRLSAAQSGEKFSQMLDWAIRFVVLIALPATLALIILAEPILYTLFYHGKMESSDILMSSYSLKAYALGLFAFMLIKVLVPGYFARQDMKSPVRIGIIAMFANMLMKPVVVIPLVILWGMGHVGLAFTTAMAAYVNVWLLYRGLRRAGVYTPAAQWPQIWLRYGAANLMMVAVLAVFLLLWNGWHEWSVLERVLRLAIICAIGFATYLLMLFAVGVRLRDFKAQQ, encoded by the coding sequence TTGCCCTCAAGCCCATCCCCCGAAAAGCCAGCCAAGCCCAGAAGCCTGCTGCGTTCCAGTTTGCTCACCGGCTCCATGACCATGATATCGCGGGTGCTGGGATTGGTTCGCGATATAGTCCTGGCAAGTGTGTTGGGCGCGGGTGGAGCGATGGACGCTTTTGCCATCGCGCAGAAAATCCCTAACTTCTTTCGCCGCTTATTTGCCGAGGGCGCCTTTTCCCAGGCTTTTATTCCGGTGCTCTCGGAGTACCGCGAGAAAGGGACCCATGCGGCAGTGAAGGAGTTGGTTGATAAGGTGGCCGGTTGCCTCGGGTCAATCTTGTTGTTAGTCACAGTGATTGGTGTGGTTGGTGCAGTCGGTTTTGCCTATATCTTCGGTTATGGCTACGCCGATGAGCCGGAGAAGTTTTCGCTGTTAACCGACTTGGTACGGATCACTTTTCCCTATTTGATGTTGATTTCGCTCACCGGGTTTGCCGGGGCAATCCTGAATAGTTACGACCGCTTTGCGATCCCGGCCGTGACACCGGTATTTCTCAATATTTTTATGATCGCTGCCGCGCTTCTTGTCGCAGATTTCTTTCCTAATCCCGCCTACGCATTGGCGTGGAGTATTGTGGTGGCAGGTATTTTTTCGCTGCTGTTCCAATTGCCGTTTTTGCGGCAGATTCATCTGCTGCCATCGCCCAAGCTGGATTGGTCGCACCCCGGTGTTAAACGCATTTTGGTGCTCATGGCGCCGGCACTGTTTGGGGTGTCGGTAAGCCAGTTGAACCTGTTGCTGGATTCGATTATCGCCACCATGCTCGGTGATGGAGCCGTGAGCTGGTTGTTCTATTCCGACCGCTTGGTAGAGCTGCCGCTGGGGGTCTTCGGTGTGGCGATTGCGACGGTGATCATGCCCGGCCTCTCGCGCTTGAGTGCGGCACAATCGGGGGAGAAATTCAGCCAGATGCTCGATTGGGCGATTCGTTTTGTGGTGCTGATTGCACTGCCTGCAACGCTCGCGCTGATCATTCTGGCCGAGCCGATTCTTTACACGCTCTTCTATCACGGCAAGATGGAATCAAGTGATATTTTGATGTCGTCCTACAGTCTCAAGGCCTACGCGCTCGGCCTGTTCGCCTTTATGTTGATCAAGGTGCTGGTGCCTGGTTATTTCGCGCGTCAGGATATGAAATCGCCCGTGCGTATCGGGATTATCGCCATGTTTGCCAACATGCTGATGAAGCCTGTTGTGGTGATTCCGCTGGTGATTCTGTGGGGGATGGGGCATGTCGGTCTGGCTTTCACTACGGCGATGGCCGCCTATGTCAACGTTTGGTTGCTCTACCGTGGATTGCGCCGTGCGGGCGTATATACGCCCGCCGCCCAGTGGCCGCAGATATGGCTGCGCTACGGCGCTGCCAACCTGATGATGGTGGCGGTGCTGGCGGTATTCCTGCTGTTGTGGAATGGCTGGCATGAATGGTCTGTGCTGGAGCGGGTGCTGCGCTTGGCGATAATCTGCGCGATCGGCTTTGCCACCTATCTACTGATGCTCTTTGCGGTAGGCGTGCGTTTGCGCGACTTCAAGGCGCAACAGTGA